Proteins found in one Miscanthus floridulus cultivar M001 chromosome 4, ASM1932011v1, whole genome shotgun sequence genomic segment:
- the LOC136550789 gene encoding probable LRR receptor-like serine/threonine-protein kinase RPK1: MAFLHRSATTAVLFALHLLLTTTASVAFSPSSLPEQQQDDMPALLHLKRALTSGAGDALRQWSPESGAHHCSWPGVTCDARSGRVVALALGGRLGGELSPAVARLTELKALSFPSAGLGGEIPPQLWRLRRLQVLNLAGNSLRGRLPATFPEGLKSLDLSGNRLSGAIPPALGSCAALRRLRLSSNSLDGSIPARIGELARLRVLDLSGNRLTGGVPLELLHCRGLVRMDLSGNLLHDRLPSGLAELTNLEFLSLSGNNFSGEVPVDLVALQNRTVLLDNNKRSDEEITAAAVNAAAPVSPVHVVTARSVTGELFPVSPIPTIIRQLIEIRPGTSNGSTCSSGSNGDGGLGIKEIAAIAAASAIVVVLLVALTLCICTRKWPLRPSKRSVRTREVKVFADIEIGAPLTYVAVVHATGNFNASNCIGNGGFGPTYRAEVAPGVLVAIKRLAIGKQHGYKEFQAEVRILGQCRHPHLVTLLGYHISESEMFLIYNYLPGGNLESFIQERGKRPISWRRLHKIALDIARALAYMHDECVPRILHRDVKPNNILLDNECNAYLSDFGLARFLRNSETHATTDVAGTFGYVAPEYAMSRRVSDKADVYSYGVVLLELISDKKALDPSFSPYGNGFNIVSWAVRLIQRGRVREFFIEGLWEKAPHDDLVEFLNLAVRCTQESLASRPTMKHVVRRLRELRPPSY; encoded by the exons ATGGCCTTCCTCCACcgctccgccaccaccgccgtcctCTTCGCTCTGCACCTCCtcctcaccaccaccgcctccgtcgCGTTCTCGCCGTCGTCCCTGCCGGAGCAGCAGCAGGACGACATGCCGGCGCTCCTCCACCTCAAGCGCGCCCTCACCTCCGGCGCCGGCGACGCTCTCCGCCAGTGGTCGCCGGAGTCCGGCGCCCACCACTGCTCCTGGCCGGGGGTCACCTGCGACGCGCGGTCCGGCCGCGTCGTGGCCCTCGCGCTCGGCGGCCGCCTCGGCGGGGAGCTGTCCCCGGCGGTCGCTCGCCTCACAGAGCTTAAAGCGCTCTCCTTTCCCTCGGCGGGGCTTGGCGGCGAGATTCCTCCGCAGCTCTGGCGGCTGCGGCGCCTCCAGGTGCTCAACCTCGCCGGCAACTCCCTCCGTGGCCGCCTGCCGGCCACCTTCCCGGAGGGGCTGAAAAGCTTGGACCTTTCCGGGAACCGGCTGAGTGGGGCAATCCCGCCGGCGCTGGGGAGCTGCGCGGCGCTCCGGCGCCTGCGGCTGTCCTCCAATTCGTTGGACGGCTCCATCCCGGCGCGGATTGGGGAGCTCGCGCGTCTCCGCGTTCTGGACCTGTCCGGGAACAGGCTCACCGGCGGCGTGCCGCTGGAGCTCCTCCATTGCAGGGGCCTCGTCAGGATGGATCTCAGCGGCAACTTGCTCCACGACCGGCTGCCGTCGGGCCTCGCGGAGCTCACGAACCTGGAATTTCTCTCGTTGTCCGGCAACAATTTCAGCG GCGAGGTTCCTGTTGATCTTGTGGCACTGCAAAATCGCACTGTTTTGCTTGACAACAACAAACGATCTGATGAGGAGATAACTGCTGCTGCTGTTAATGCTGCAGCTCCCGTCTCACCAGTTCATGTAGTTACTGCTCGTTCAGTTACTGGTGAACTGTTTCCTGTTTCTCCTATACCAACAATTATCCGTCAGCTGATTGAGATAAGGCCGGGCACTTCTAATGGCAGCACCTGCAGCAGTGGCAGCAATGGTGATGGTGGCTTGGGAATCAAAGAGATTGCTGCCATAGCTGCAGCATCAGCCATTGTCGTGGTTCTGTTAGTTGCACTCACCCTGTGCATCTGCACAAGGAAATGGCCTCTGAGACCATCAAAGCGCTCTGTTAGGACAAGGGAAGTCAAGGTTTTCGCCGATATTGAAATTGGAGCCCCCCTGACATATGTGGCTGTTGTCCACGCTACTGGGAATTTCAATGCTAGCAACTGCATTGGCAACGGCGGCTTTGGCCCGACATACAGAGCCGAGGTGGCACCTGGAGTTCTTGTGGCAATAAAGAGGCTTGCTATTGGGAAGCAGCATGGCTACAAGGAGTTCCAAGCAGAAGTGAGGATCCTTGGGCAATGCCGTCATCCTCATCTTGTCACTCTCTTGGGGTACCACATCAGCGAGTCGGAGATGTTTCTGATATACAACTATCTTCCAGGTGGCAACCTGGAAAGCTTCATACAGGAGAGGGGTAAGAGGCCAATCAGCTGGAGAAGGCTTCACAAGATTGCTCTGGATATTGCTCGTGCGCTTGCGTACATGCATGACGAATGCGTCCCCCGCATTCTGCACCGGGATGTCAAGCCAAACAACATATTGCTCGACAATGAATGCAACGCCTACCTTTCTGATTTTGGATTGGCGAGGTTTCTCCGGAACTCAGAAACGCATGCGACAACGGATGTTGCTGGTACTTTTGGTTATGTGGCTCCTGAGTATGCAATGTCACGCCGCGTGTCTGACAAGGCAGATGTCTACAGCTACGGAGTTGTGCTGCTGGAGCTGATTTCAGACAAGAAAGCACTGGACCCATCATTTTCGCCATATGGAAATGGTTTCAACATTGTCAGCTGGGCTGTGAGGCTTATCCAGAGAGGCAGGGTTCGCGAGTTCTTCATCGAAGGCTTGTGGGAGAAGGCCCCACATGATGATCTGGTTGAGTTCCTGAACCTGGCGGTCCGGTGCACGCAGGAGTCTCTTGCTTCTAGGCCCACAATGAAGCATGTTGTTCGACGCCTAAGGGAACTCCGACCGCCTTCTTACTAG